One Mercenaria mercenaria strain notata chromosome 12, MADL_Memer_1, whole genome shotgun sequence DNA segment encodes these proteins:
- the LOC123533574 gene encoding NIF3-like protein 1 has translation MLRNIQYYIERQLIYKPSAWKFMYRRYCASASEDDTMDLQNVLKKLRKLASPSLAGSWDNVGLLVEPSSPHKVNTIFLTNDLTPPVLEEAIAKKSDMIISYHPPIFSGMKRLTQKQWKDKIIIKCIENRIAVYSPHTSYDCVEGGVNDWLISCFDCKEVEPVEQHEDYITCHTHQVGFNIPTEFSTSLREAFKAEQQVKVTEYRERPDGKHHISVHCTKSTLQRVMCLLQDKMDSVKNIQISELAKAPVLGYGMGRKAKLSDNITLEEAVKLVKQHLKLDHVRLAKAPGVEKVSSVAVCAGSGGSVLRNVTADLYVTGEMSHHEVLHAVYNGSSVILCDHSNTERGYLTVIKTKLQESLDSKTTVVITEVDCDPLKIV, from the exons ATGCTGAGAAATATACAATACTATATTGAAAGGCAGTTGATTTATAAACCTTCAGCCTGGAAGTTTATGTATAGAAGATACTGTGCTTCTGCGAGTGAAGACGATACCATGGACCTTCAGAATGTGCTGAAAAA GTTACGCAAGCTTGCATCACCATCCCTGGCTGGATCCTGGGATAATGTAGGACTTCTTGTAGAACCATCGTCACCCCACAAGGTCAACACAATCTTCCTTACTAATGATCTTACCCCACCCGTTCTTGAAGAAGCGATTGCGAAGAAATCCGACATGATCATATCTTACCATCCGCCAATTTTCTCCGGTATGAAGAGACTGACACAGAAACAATGGAAAGATAAGATCATTATAAAGTGTATCGAGAACAGGATTGCTGTCTACTCACCACATACAAGTTATGACTGTGTTGAGGGCGGAGTCAATGACTGGCTGATCAGCTGTTTTG acTGCAAAGAGGTGGAGCCAGTGGAACAGCATGAAGATTACATCACTTGTCATACACATCAAGTTGGATTTAACATACCCACTGAATTTTCCACATCACTGAGGGAGGCATTTAAAGCTGAAcaacaggtcaaggtcacagagtaTAGGGAAAG gcCAGACGGTAAACATCATATTTCTGTCCACTGTACAAAATCTACCTTACAGAGAGTAATGTGTTTATTACAAGATAAAATGGATTCTGTGAAAAATATACAGATCTCCGAGTTAGCAAAG GCTCCAGTGTTAGGTTATGGTATGGGTCGTAAAGCCAAGCTAAGCGACAACATTACACTAGAGGAGGCCGTGAAGTTAGTAAAACAGCATCTGAAGTTGGATCATGTTCGATTAGCTAAAGCTCCAG GTGTGGAGAAGGTATCTAGTGTGGCTGTCTGCGCTGGCTCAGGAGGAAGTGTTCTGCGTAATGTCACCGCTGATCTGTATGTCACAGGTGAAATGTCACACCATGAGGTTCTCCACGCTGTATATAATGGCTCATCTGTGATACTATGTGACCATAGCAATACTGAACGAGGATATCTAACTGTGATAAAAACCAAACTACAAGAATCCCTGGATAGTAAAACCACTGTAGTAATTACTGAAGTTGATTGTGATCCCttgaaaattgtttga